In the Parasphingorhabdus halotolerans genome, ACTGCTAGATCATTTCGCAGATGTGCCGCGGCTGGCGCTCACAGCTACTGCCGACCATCACACCCGCGAAGATATATTGGTGCAGCTCGGAATCGAACATAACGGCCTTATCATTGCAGGCTTTGATCGCCCGAACATCCGCTATAATATTTCGCCGCGCAAAGGACTGACCGGACAGATCAAGGATCTGATTGACCGCATTCCCGGCTCCGGGATCATCTATGCGCCAACCCGCAACGCGACCGAAAAACTCGCAGACCAAATTGCCAAGACCGGTCGCAGTGCCCGCGCTTATCATGCGGGATTGCACTCAGAAATCCGTCAGAAAAACCAAGCTGATTTTGTCGCCTCCGAAGACATGGTGATGGTCGCCACTATTGCTTTTGGCATGGGTATCGACAAACCGGACGTGCGTTTCGTTGCCCACGCCGGGCTGCCGAAATCCATTGAAGCTTATTATCAGGAGACCGGCCGTGCCGGACGCGATGGCGATCCGGCAGAAGCGCATCTGTTCTGGGGCGCGGAAGATTTTGCCCGCGCGCGTCAGCGATTATCCGAAGTCGACGAGAAACGCATGGATAGCGAACGCACCCGGCTGGCTGCCATGGGCGGGCTGGTAGAAGCAGCCGGATGCCGCCGCGCCATATTGCTCAGGCATTTTGGTGAAGAACCGCCAAAGCAATGCGGCAACTGCGACAATTGCCTCCATGCCCCGGCCACCCGGAATGTTACCGAACTGGCGCGCAAATTCCTGTCTGCGGTTTATCGTACCGGCCAGAGCTTTGGTGTCACTCATTTGGAAGCCGTACTGACCGGTCGGCAGGACGAAAAAATTCGCGCGCGCGGTCATGACAAGCTGTCGGTTTTCGATATCGTCAGCGATGAAGACGCGGCGCTGATCAAACCTGTCTCGCGATCTCTGCTGCTGCGCGATGCGCTGCGCAATAATGAATATGGCGGGCTGATGTTTGGCCCCGAAGCCCGAGCCATTTTGAAGGGCGATGAAGAAGTCGCGATTGTGGAACCACCCAAGCGCGAGCGCCGGAGCCGTCGTGGTGGCGGCGCCTCTCCCAATCCGGTCGGCGATCCGCTGTTCGACGCCCTGCGTGCCAAGCGTATGGAGCTATCCAAGGAGCTGGGCGTGCCGCCTTATGTGATATTCCATGACAGCGTGCTTCGTGATATGACAGGCTTTAAGCCACGCAGCCTGTCCGCATTGGGCGAATTGCCCGGGATCGGCGCGGCAAAGTTGGAAAAACACGGCGAGTCATTTTTGCAGGTGATCCGCGAAGTTACGGAAAGGCAGCAGGAGAGCGTATGAAAATCCGATCCGCACTTTTACCGATTGCGCTTTCGATCATAACGGTGGGTTGTAGCGCTGCAACAGCAACCGATTCATCTGTCCCGCTAGAGGAGACCAAGTCCATGTTCCGCAAAATCAACGACAAGATTGGCGTTTCGCCGCAAATCACGCTCGATCAAATCAACGACGCGAAAGCAGAGGGCGTAACACTTATCGTCAATAACCGACCAGATGGCGAAGATCCCGCCGCGCCGCAAAGCGCCGATATTGAAGCAGCAGCCAAAGCGGCAGGACTGGATTATGTTGCAATACCGATCAGCCATAGTGGATTTTCCGCTCCGCAAGTGGATGCGATGATTGCAGCGCTGGACAGCACAAAGGGCAAGACGCTCGCCTATTGCCGTTCCGGCACGCGCTCGACTTTGCTGTGGTCGCTGGCGCAGGCGAAGAGCGGCATGGCTCCCGAAGAAATCGCGCGTCTTGCTGGCAACGCCGGTTATGATATCACACCGGTGCGCGCGATGGTTGATGTGCTAGCGGCAGGACAATAATTGCCGTGCTCCGTACTTGATGCCGAGCACAAGTTTCGTGGATGTTCCCGGCTAGACTCCCACTGACATTGGTGTAAATAGTCACAATCATGCCCGAGTTTCCAGATCCAACCCTTTATGCGATTCCGTTCTTTGTGTTGACGGTGGCGATAGAGTTTTTCGCGAGCCGGTATCGCGATCATATCAAATATGATGTGAAGGATATGGCAACATCGCTGACACTTGGTACGGGCAGTGTTTTTGCGGGGGCCTTGACCGGCGGTATCGCTGTTGCTGCTGGCTTCTGGGTTTATCAATACCGGATTTTTGAGGTGCCTCTCACCGCATGGTGGGCGTGGGTGCTGGTCTTTTTCGTCGACGATTTTTTCTATTATATTTTCCATCGCGGCGCGCACCGCATCCGCTGGGTCTGGGCAGCGCATGTCAATCATCATAGCAGCCAATATTATAATCTGGGCACCGCGCTGCGTCAGCCGTGGACCAGCACGTTTGCGCTTACCTGGATATTCGGCCTGCCGATGTTCTGGCTGGGCTTTCACCCGGCGATGGTCGCCTTCGCCGGCGGCGTGAACCTGCTCTATCAGTACTGGATCCACACAGAGGCGATTGATAAAATGCCGCGCTGGTTCGAAGCGGTGATGAACACCCCCTCACACCACCGCGTCCATCATGCGACCAATCCGCGCTATCTGGATAAAAACTATGCCGGGATTTTTATCATCTGGGACAGGATGTTCGGGACGTTTGAACGCGAAACGGACGAAGAGCAGATACAATATGGCATTATCAAAAACCTGAAGGGTTATAATATCTTTTGGGCGGTTTTCCATGAATGGGTCGGCATGGCAAAGGATCTGTGGAGCGCGCCGTGGCGGTATAAGCTGAACTACCTGATCAAACCGCCGGGATGGAGTCATGATGGCAGCCGCGAGAGCAGCGAAACGATCCGGGCGCGTTGGCAGAATTCGCTCAAAAAGTAATTCTGTAAATCCAATGTTACATAAATTTTCCCGTCCTTTTCACTAAAAACTGTTCTTTTCAATAAAAGACGCGCAAAGGCGATTTTGAGGACCGAGCTTAGCTCGAAAAGTCGCGCATTTCTGGCGTGCGGGTTGCTAACTGGATAGACATTGTATCATCGGGTGAGATGGGTCGTTGCGGGGGACGCGGCGGCACATAGTAAAATACTGGCTTCCGGGTCATTTTATCGGGTCTTGTCGCCATGGAAATGAGCGGCGGGTTTTCTACGCATCTGTCTGCGGACGGTCGATTGCAATTCGCCGCCGTCAATGTCGTTCCCCTAAGCTGGATCATGGCGATGCTAACAACTAGCACCATCATCGTCATGACAATGATGGCCTGGACCGGGCTTACAATCGACTTTCTAAAAGCCAGCAACGCCGCCTATCTTGTGATTTTGGCTGTTTTGGCAATAATCCGTATCGCGCTTGGAAACACCAAATCGCGTGGGCAAATGGTCGTTCGTGATTTTTCCGAGTATCTTGGCCTTTTCATATTTTTGAGCCTGCTAGGTGCAACCGCAACCTATCCCGCAGCAGCTATGACCACCGGATTTGTCGATGCTGAACTGGCTCGGATGGACAGCTTGTTATTTTTCAACTGGAACGACTGGTATATATTTGTATCAGCGCATCCCGTTCTGCAGCAGGCCGGTCGGCTGGCTTATGCCAATATTTATCTGTCGCCGGCGCTCCTCCTTGGTGCATTTGCAATGGCCGACGAACGGGCAAAAGCACAGTTGTTTCTGGTTACCTTCTTGCTGGCAGCGACGATAACCCTAGCACTGTTCTTCGCCTTTCCCGCCGTCGGTCCGCTATCGTATCTGTGGCAGGAACCCATTGCCTATATGCCGACCAGCGGGGTTTATCAGGCACAGTTACTGCCGCTGTTACGCGGCAACATGTTAGGGGAGATTGACCTTGGCGCACTACAAGGCCTTGTCTGCGCACCCAGCTTTCATACAGCTGCCGCAATAATCTATATTGTTATGGCATGGGAGCATCGTCAGCTTCGTTGGCCGCTACTGGCTCTCAACATCGCCATGCTCCTGTCCACGCCCATAGAAGGTACACATTATCTGGTCGATATGATTGGCGGCGCAGCGGTGGCGCTGCTCGCGCTCGCTATTGTCATAACATTACAACAAAAGATTTCGGGCTGGCGCGAAAACCATTGGAAAGCGCAAGCGATTTGAGGCAGTAATCCCGCAGAAGAGGATTACTGAACATGGCGGAATATGACATTATCGTTATCGGCGGCGGCTCTGCTGGCAGCGCGGTTGCCGGAAGGCTCAGCGAGGATGGCAAGCGCACCGTCTGCCTGATCGAAGCGGGCGGCAGGAACAACAACTTCCTCGTCAAGACGCCGGGGATGATGCCGTTCCTGCTCAAAAACGCGAATTGGAAATTCGATACCGTCCCGCAAAAAGGGCTGAATGGGCGCATCGGCTATCAACCAAGAGGGCGCGGGCTTGGCGGATCGAGTGCTATCAATGCGATGGTCTATATCCGCGGCAATAAATGGGATTATGATAATTGGGCGGCTCTCGGCTGCGACGGTTGGTCCTATGATGACGTGCTCCCCTATTTCAAGAAATCCGAAGGCAACGAACGGGGCAGTGACGCCTATCACGGCGGCGACGGGCCGCTGTCGGTATCGGATCAGAAATGGCCGAACCCCGGCAGTGTCGCTTTTGTTGAAGCCGCAAGAAACTTGCAGATGCCAATCCTCGATGATTTTAACGGCGCAAAGCAGGAAGGCATGGGGCTTTATCAGGTCACCCAGAAAGGCGGCGAACGCTGGTCTGCCGCGCGTGCCTATGTCGAGCCTGCCCGTGATCGCCCCAACCTCGATATCAAAACGAAATCTCTGGTTGAGAAGCTGATCGTAAAGGATGGTCGCGTTAGTGGAGTGCAGATCAAGCGTGGTCGCAGTTCGGAAATACTGCACGCGCGCGGCGCAGTTGTGCTTTCGGCGGGTGCGTTTGGTTCTCCGCATATATTGCAATTGTCTGGCATTGGTCCAGCCGAACATCTCAAAGAACACGGCGTTGAAGTTGTTCTCGACAAACCGGAGGTCGGCACGAACCTGAAAGACCATATCGATTTTGTATCTGGCTATAAAACAGAGTCCAGGGAACTGATAGGCGACTCGCTGCAAGGCACCATCCGCATGGGCAAGGCAATCCTCGAACATAGGATGAAACGCACCGGCATCATGACCACACCTTATGCCGAGGCGGGTGGGTTCTGGAGCAGCGGCCCCGATGTCCCTGCTCCCGATATTCAATATCATTTCGTCCCCGCAATGCTCGAAGACCACGGCCGCGAGGCGGTGAAAGGGCACGGGTTCAGCTGCCATGCCTGTGTGCTGCGTCCCCATAGCAAAGGCACCGTGCGGCTTGGTTCCAGTGATCCGCAAGCCCCGCCAGCCATTGATCCCAATTTCCTGGATGATGACCGCGACATCGCAACCCTGCGTAAAGGTGTTCGCAATATGCAGCGGATCATGGAAGCTCCGCCGCTGACAGACTTCAAACCCACCAATCGCCATCCGGTTGACATGAGCAATGACGCCGAACTGGACGCGCTCATCCGCGAACGGGCCGACACTGTCTATCACCCCGTCGGCACCTGCCGGATGGGCGGTGATGAAGATGCCGTGGTCGATACCCACCTCAAATTTCGCGGCCTAGAAGGACTTTATATTGCGGACGCCTCGATAATGCCGGAAATCATCAGCGGCAACACGAACGCGCCCAGCATCATGATCGGCGAACGCGCGGCGGATTTTATCAAGGCTGATTTGAATTGAAAACTCGGGATCTCTGGATTTCCTAATCTTTCCGGCACGTTAACTTACCGCGAAAATTGAAGGTCCCAATTGGGGCTTGTTGGCTATTTGATGAACTATTGAAATGACATAGGCAGCCCAAAGCCTGTTCTCCGCCGAGCTTAGCCCTTCCAGAGTACCCTATAAAGATCAAAGCGGCGGTCTTTCAAATTTTGCACTGCTCCGGATTGCCTACTGGTGAGCAAGTTAGTCAAAGACAGGTCGGCCAGCGCAATCGTTTCAGTGTTGGGCGCTGTATCTGCCGCCACACCATCTCGCGCGAACGGGAAATCGGATGGCGTCAATATTGCGCTCTCAGCATAGTGAATGTCCATATTCTCGACGTTCGGCAAGTTCCCGACCACGCCAGACATCACGACATAGCATTGGTTCTCCACGGCACGCGCCTGACAGCAGTAGCGCACCCGCAAATAACCGCGCCGCTCATCGGTACAAAAGGGAACAAATAATATCATCGCCCCCTGGTCGACCAGATGCCGCGCCATCTCTGGAAACTCGCTATCATAGCAAATCATGACCCCGATCGGCCCGCAATCGGTCGGAATGGCTTCCGCGCCATAGCCGCCCTTGATGTTCCACCAACGCACTTCGCTCGGTGTAGGATGCAGCTTGTCCTGCGTGTAAATCGCGCCATTGCGCAGGAACACATAGGATATATTGCGAATGTCGCCATTTTCCATGCGCGTGGGGTGGGAGCCGCCGATGATGTTGATATGATAAGAAACCGCCAGTTTCTCCATCACTTCCTTGAATCTGTCGGTATATTCGGCAATTTTCTCTATTGCCTGTGCAGGTTCCAGCTTTTCACTTTCCAAAGACAGCAATTGCAGCGTAAACAACTCGGGAAATGTCACGAAATCGGCGCCATAATCTGCTGCTACATCAATGAAATACTCCACCTGGTCTTCAAATTCGGACTGCGATGTAATCTTGCGCATCTGAAACTGTACAGTCGCTACACGCACCGACTGCGGCAAACGGTCATGCGGCGTTTGTGTCCCGATTTTCGCTTCAACCGCCAGCGGGTTTTCCCAGAACATGTGCACCGCGTGACCGCCGGATGGCTTGTCGCTTGGCATATAGTCTTTTAATATTCCCAGCGGCACAAAGCCCTGATTCAACTGAAAATTAATTACCGGATCACGAAATTGCTTTTCGGCCACGGCAGCCAGATAATCCGCAGGGTCAGGATATTTGCGTTTGCGCCGTGAATAGCCCGGCAGCCTGCCACCAAAGATGATCCCTTTCAGCCCAAGATGCTGGCAGAGCTCCCGGCGGACTTTGTAGAATCGCAGCCCGATGCGCAGTCGCCGGTAATCCGGGTCGACGCTGACTTCCATGCCATACAGAATTTCGCCACCGGGATCATGCCGGGCAGCAAAACCCCACCGGTGATTTCTGCCCAGCTATGCGCGGCCCGAGCGGTTTTCTCGGATATCTGAAAGGTCGCGCAATGCCCGACAATCTTTCCCTCATATTCCGCGACCAACTGGCCATCGATGAAATTATTGATTTGTCCACGCACTTCTTCGACGGTGTAGCCTTCACCTTTACCGTAAATCTTGCGGGACAAGGTGGCGATTTTGCCGGCATCGTCCAGGTCCGCCATACGGATGATGAGCTTTGGTTTTTCTGCGGTCATCCGCGCCCACTAGCGAGGTTTTATACCGCAGGAAAGATTTGTTGTAAAAAAGGATACAGACTTTCTTGTACGCTCCCAAAAAAAGGCCGGGATGCTTTCACATCGCCGGCCGTAAAGTTGTTTGTTCGCAGGAGGAACAAGGTGTGGTGCCAGTCAAAGGTTCTTTGGGAGAAGGGTCTAATTGACTGGCACCAAACTCGGTATTTTAGTGGTGTCGGCCCTGATTTGGGATTGGAGGCCGACACCAAACTCTAAATATGTTCAATAGTTATAGGCACGTTCTCCGTGTTCGCCGAGATCGAGGCCTTCGCGTTCGACTTCTTCGGTGACCCGCAGGCCAGTGACCAGCTTCGCGATGTAGATCGCAATGGCGGTTCCGATTGCCGCCCAGACTATGGTGACTGCAACGCCTTCCAGCTGGATCAGCAACTGCGCGCCCATGCCGGTTGAACCATCGCCTGGTCCGCCAAATACGGGCTGATAAACAATGCCGGTGCCAATCGCGCCAACCATGCCGCCGATGCCGTGGATACCAAAAGCGTCGAGCGAGTCGTCATAGCCAAGTTTTGGTTTCAGTTTCGACACACAATAGAAGCAAACGATGGAAGCAAGCGCGCCGAGCACGATTGCGCCGAATGGCCCGCTATTGCCAGCTGCGGGGGTGACTGCGACGAGGCCCGCGATCACACCGGAGCAGAAGCCCAAGGCAGAGCCCTTATGGCCGCTGACGCGTTCCATCAGCATCCAGAACAAGCCGCCTGCTGCTGTCGCAACAAACGTGTTGATCATCGCCAAAGCTGCGCTGCCGTCTGCTTCGAGAGCCGAGCCAGCGTTAAAGCCGAACCAGCCAACCCAGAGCATTCCG is a window encoding:
- the recQ gene encoding DNA helicase RecQ, yielding MHTALLPLLKSTFGFSDFRGVQDQVLDRVMGKQNTLAVMPTGAGKSLCYQLPAIANEGTVVVISPLIALMHDQLRSAEAVGIRAATLTSADDNRAETIARLKAGELDLFYAAPERASQSHFRELLEQTNISMFAIDEAHCVSEWGHDFRPDYRLLRPLLDHFADVPRLALTATADHHTREDILVQLGIEHNGLIIAGFDRPNIRYNISPRKGLTGQIKDLIDRIPGSGIIYAPTRNATEKLADQIAKTGRSARAYHAGLHSEIRQKNQADFVASEDMVMVATIAFGMGIDKPDVRFVAHAGLPKSIEAYYQETGRAGRDGDPAEAHLFWGAEDFARARQRLSEVDEKRMDSERTRLAAMGGLVEAAGCRRAILLRHFGEEPPKQCGNCDNCLHAPATRNVTELARKFLSAVYRTGQSFGVTHLEAVLTGRQDEKIRARGHDKLSVFDIVSDEDAALIKPVSRSLLLRDALRNNEYGGLMFGPEARAILKGDEEVAIVEPPKRERRSRRGGGASPNPVGDPLFDALRAKRMELSKELGVPPYVIFHDSVLRDMTGFKPRSLSALGELPGIGAAKLEKHGESFLQVIREVTERQQESV
- a CDS encoding TIGR01244 family sulfur transferase; this translates as MKIRSALLPIALSIITVGCSAATATDSSVPLEETKSMFRKINDKIGVSPQITLDQINDAKAEGVTLIVNNRPDGEDPAAPQSADIEAAAKAAGLDYVAIPISHSGFSAPQVDAMIAALDSTKGKTLAYCRSGTRSTLLWSLAQAKSGMAPEEIARLAGNAGYDITPVRAMVDVLAAGQ
- a CDS encoding sterol desaturase family protein, with translation MPEFPDPTLYAIPFFVLTVAIEFFASRYRDHIKYDVKDMATSLTLGTGSVFAGALTGGIAVAAGFWVYQYRIFEVPLTAWWAWVLVFFVDDFFYYIFHRGAHRIRWVWAAHVNHHSSQYYNLGTALRQPWTSTFALTWIFGLPMFWLGFHPAMVAFAGGVNLLYQYWIHTEAIDKMPRWFEAVMNTPSHHRVHHATNPRYLDKNYAGIFIIWDRMFGTFERETDEEQIQYGIIKNLKGYNIFWAVFHEWVGMAKDLWSAPWRYKLNYLIKPPGWSHDGSRESSETIRARWQNSLKK
- a CDS encoding phosphatase PAP2 family protein, which encodes MAMLTTSTIIVMTMMAWTGLTIDFLKASNAAYLVILAVLAIIRIALGNTKSRGQMVVRDFSEYLGLFIFLSLLGATATYPAAAMTTGFVDAELARMDSLLFFNWNDWYIFVSAHPVLQQAGRLAYANIYLSPALLLGAFAMADERAKAQLFLVTFLLAATITLALFFAFPAVGPLSYLWQEPIAYMPTSGVYQAQLLPLLRGNMLGEIDLGALQGLVCAPSFHTAAAIIYIVMAWEHRQLRWPLLALNIAMLLSTPIEGTHYLVDMIGGAAVALLALAIVITLQQKISGWRENHWKAQAI
- a CDS encoding GMC family oxidoreductase, yielding MAEYDIIVIGGGSAGSAVAGRLSEDGKRTVCLIEAGGRNNNFLVKTPGMMPFLLKNANWKFDTVPQKGLNGRIGYQPRGRGLGGSSAINAMVYIRGNKWDYDNWAALGCDGWSYDDVLPYFKKSEGNERGSDAYHGGDGPLSVSDQKWPNPGSVAFVEAARNLQMPILDDFNGAKQEGMGLYQVTQKGGERWSAARAYVEPARDRPNLDIKTKSLVEKLIVKDGRVSGVQIKRGRSSEILHARGAVVLSAGAFGSPHILQLSGIGPAEHLKEHGVEVVLDKPEVGTNLKDHIDFVSGYKTESRELIGDSLQGTIRMGKAILEHRMKRTGIMTTPYAEAGGFWSSGPDVPAPDIQYHFVPAMLEDHGREAVKGHGFSCHACVLRPHSKGTVRLGSSDPQAPPAIDPNFLDDDRDIATLRKGVRNMQRIMEAPPLTDFKPTNRHPVDMSNDAELDALIRERADTVYHPVGTCRMGGDEDAVVDTHLKFRGLEGLYIADASIMPEIISGNTNAPSIMIGERAADFIKADLN